A single Corynebacterium stationis DNA region contains:
- a CDS encoding alpha/beta-hydrolase family protein — MSKKARKPRIGQLACSLLQKISCPQPQSVEPRKSVAPPLPRSLRRVALETASSSLKLASGALQVSIIGLEVLSDITPAVRMARRNRLPHNMAAGILGAEVATWAAIWPSLLPRPWWVTALNVAIGQAIGHFFAASAAFGLKNALRAAGKRPQDHLTPRLKRNAHWVLGTITIAAMAKSVRNQGIQADLVGKSLDRGPVQAALGLSLGSLGYGALLLLGEIVQFTVSKISQQLGRAVPMLVAWPLAVTTFIVVIVALSDRVVLRRFIHSASVRAQKINRSVFPGSIMPWEPERSGSPWSYEHWTAVGAHGRRFLSGGPRARDIAEVMEFTRAREPIRIYAGLMSGRTVRGQVRRVLLEMERTGAFHRNTIVIQMPSGSGWVSEWMSAAPEFLTKGNCASVTLQYSILPSAFSYVVDKQAPIDGAHSLIRAVRNRLDSMPEDNRPKLYLSGESLGAYAHLDGYDNFEDLLASCDGAVFTGPPSMTKLLANLEHDPGSLERAPIVDGGRHIRFAAAPAHTRHDAFGRSYSHEWQRPRVLIAQHTSDPIVWWSRKLIYRRPTWMHEPAPSTLYADTFHDMGWAPLISFWQIGLDQINSLNVPGGHGHNYYEETFWYWDSVLGSQSRAPLTPRLAQRAEKWIRDHPS, encoded by the coding sequence ATGAGCAAAAAAGCACGTAAGCCCCGGATAGGACAGCTTGCGTGCTCGTTACTTCAGAAAATTTCGTGCCCTCAGCCGCAGTCGGTGGAGCCGCGAAAAAGTGTGGCGCCGCCTCTTCCCCGTTCCCTGCGGCGAGTAGCCCTTGAAACCGCGTCATCGTCACTGAAACTAGCCTCAGGTGCGCTGCAGGTATCCATCATCGGTTTAGAAGTGCTCAGCGATATCACCCCAGCGGTGCGCATGGCACGACGCAATCGACTTCCGCACAATATGGCAGCAGGCATTTTAGGTGCGGAAGTTGCAACCTGGGCAGCAATTTGGCCCTCACTATTGCCTAGGCCCTGGTGGGTAACGGCGCTCAATGTGGCCATAGGGCAGGCCATCGGACATTTCTTTGCCGCATCGGCCGCTTTTGGCTTGAAGAATGCGCTACGCGCTGCCGGAAAACGCCCGCAGGATCATCTCACTCCGCGGCTCAAACGCAATGCTCACTGGGTCTTGGGAACCATCACTATCGCGGCCATGGCTAAATCCGTGCGCAACCAGGGCATTCAGGCAGACCTGGTCGGTAAATCGCTGGACCGCGGCCCAGTGCAGGCTGCCCTCGGCCTTTCCCTCGGCTCCCTGGGATACGGTGCGCTGTTATTGCTCGGAGAAATTGTGCAATTTACCGTCTCCAAAATATCCCAACAGCTGGGGCGTGCAGTGCCAATGTTGGTGGCCTGGCCTCTGGCTGTAACAACATTTATCGTGGTCATCGTCGCTTTATCTGACCGGGTAGTATTGCGCCGTTTCATCCACTCTGCATCGGTACGCGCACAAAAGATTAATAGGTCAGTCTTTCCTGGCTCCATCATGCCGTGGGAACCAGAACGCTCCGGCAGCCCGTGGTCTTATGAACATTGGACAGCAGTGGGAGCCCATGGCCGCCGCTTTTTATCCGGCGGTCCGCGTGCACGTGATATCGCGGAAGTCATGGAATTTACCCGTGCCCGTGAGCCCATTCGGATTTACGCCGGTCTCATGTCCGGGCGGACAGTACGAGGACAAGTACGTCGCGTGCTCTTAGAAATGGAAAGAACCGGCGCTTTTCACCGCAACACCATCGTGATTCAGATGCCCTCTGGTTCCGGCTGGGTCAGTGAATGGATGTCTGCTGCCCCAGAATTTCTTACCAAGGGAAATTGCGCTTCAGTAACCCTACAGTATTCGATTCTGCCATCGGCTTTTTCTTATGTCGTCGACAAGCAAGCCCCTATTGATGGAGCACATTCACTTATTCGCGCGGTGCGCAACCGACTTGATTCCATGCCCGAAGATAACCGTCCCAAGCTGTACTTATCGGGCGAATCCTTAGGCGCGTATGCACACCTCGATGGCTATGACAACTTTGAAGATCTCCTAGCCTCCTGCGACGGTGCAGTATTTACCGGCCCACCAAGCATGACAAAACTGCTTGCCAATTTAGAGCACGATCCGGGCTCTCTGGAACGCGCACCTATCGTCGACGGCGGCCGACATATCCGCTTTGCCGCAGCACCTGCGCACACGCGTCACGATGCCTTCGGTCGCAGCTATAGCCATGAATGGCAACGACCCCGAGTATTAATTGCCCAGCACACCTCTGATCCCATCGTGTGGTGGTCCCGCAAACTCATCTACCGCCGCCCCACGTGGATGCATGAGCCCGCACCATCGACGCTGTACGCCGATACTTTTCACGACATGGGCTGGGCGCCGCTGATTAGTTTTTGGCAGATCGGGCTCGACCAAATTAACTCTTTAAACGTCCCCGGCGGACACGGGCACAACTACTACGAAGAAACCTTCTGGTACTGGGATTCGGTGCTCGGATCCCAGTCACGAGCACCACTGACTCCGCGGCTAGCGCAGCGCGCGGAGAAGTGGATACGCGATCACCCCAGCTAA
- the msrA gene encoding peptide-methionine (S)-S-oxide reductase MsrA — protein MSFLFAPTPQLVAKEDALPGRAEPILEPKPHAVLGTPITGPWKEGQRSLLVALGCFWGHEKMYWETDGVESTSVGYAGGTTPNPTYFEVCRGQTNHAEVVEITYDPEKISLKELVVMALEAHDPTQGFRQGNDVGTQYRSAFYPRTQEELEIIQELVDSYDKKLAENGFGAMTTEVKLLSDTDSGEYYLAEDEHQQYLYKVPNGYCPHHSTGVKCD, from the coding sequence ATGTCGTTCTTATTTGCACCTACCCCTCAACTTGTTGCTAAAGAAGATGCATTACCCGGCCGCGCAGAACCTATCTTGGAGCCTAAGCCGCATGCGGTTTTAGGCACTCCGATTACCGGTCCGTGGAAGGAAGGTCAACGCTCCCTATTAGTAGCGCTGGGATGTTTCTGGGGTCATGAAAAAATGTACTGGGAGACAGATGGGGTGGAATCTACATCGGTAGGCTATGCCGGCGGTACCACCCCCAACCCGACTTATTTTGAGGTCTGCCGTGGCCAAACCAATCACGCTGAGGTCGTAGAAATTACCTATGACCCGGAAAAGATTAGCCTGAAGGAACTCGTGGTGATGGCGCTTGAAGCCCACGACCCAACCCAGGGCTTTAGGCAAGGTAATGACGTGGGCACCCAGTACCGTTCCGCGTTTTATCCACGTACTCAGGAAGAACTGGAAATCATCCAGGAACTGGTGGATAGCTATGACAAGAAGCTCGCCGAAAACGGCTTTGGCGCCATGACCACTGAGGTCAAACTGCTCAGTGACACTGACTCTGGCGAGTACTATCTAGCAGAAGACGAGCACCAGCAATACCTCTACAAGGTGCCTAATGGCTACTGCCCACACCACTCCACCGGCGTGAAGTGCGATTAG
- a CDS encoding superoxide dismutase has translation MAVYELPELDYAYDALEPHISAEIMELHHSKHHATYVAGANAALEALEAERNGDANPDKVRALSKNLAFNLGGHTNHSVFWKNLSPNGGGEPTGDLAEAINRDFGSFDKFKAHFSAAALGLQGSGWAVLGYDHIAGRLIIQQLTDQQGNVSVDFTPLLMLDMWEHAFYLQYKNVKADYVKAVWNVFNWDDVAERFAAASK, from the coding sequence ATGGCTGTTTATGAACTACCAGAACTTGATTACGCTTATGACGCACTGGAGCCACACATCTCCGCTGAGATCATGGAGCTGCACCACTCCAAGCACCACGCTACCTACGTAGCTGGCGCAAACGCTGCTCTTGAGGCTTTGGAAGCAGAGCGCAACGGTGACGCAAACCCAGATAAGGTTCGCGCACTGTCCAAGAACCTGGCGTTCAACTTGGGTGGCCACACCAACCACTCCGTATTCTGGAAGAACCTTTCTCCAAACGGTGGCGGCGAGCCAACCGGCGACTTGGCAGAAGCTATCAACCGCGACTTCGGTTCCTTCGACAAGTTCAAGGCTCACTTCTCTGCTGCAGCACTTGGCCTGCAGGGCTCCGGCTGGGCGGTTCTTGGTTACGATCACATCGCAGGCCGCCTGATCATTCAGCAGCTGACCGATCAGCAGGGCAATGTTTCTGTAGACTTCACCCCACTGCTTATGCTCGATATGTGGGAGCACGCTTTCTACCTGCAGTACAAGAACGTTAAGGCTGACTACGTTAAGGCAGTCTGGAACGTCTTCAACTGGGATGACGTTGCAGAGCGTTTCGCAGCTGCGTCCAAGTAA